TGCTGTTGAGCCTATCAGTTCCGATAAGCAAGTGCCACATCTCATTCAATATAAAGTGACCGAATTGGAATGATGACTACTGAAAaccccaaaaacaaaaatgaCAATTGAACTGGCCCAATTCAAGGTACGTATAAAAATCTAAAATATTGCAACCTCGTAAACTAACCTCATTTAAGAGACTAATTAGATTTGTTTCATCCGATGGAAATACTTACTTTGGTGATGCTATTTTACCCGAAGGTTCAATAGACGTTTACCAATGTAAAACTgctttcaagatcaatggAGACATCTTTGGAGATTACCAATTGACCGAAGAAATTTTGACTGTAACTAAATTGTTAAGTCCTCTTGCTGCTGAGCAAGTGCCCGCAATTAGATGCGTCGGAATGAACTATATTAAGCATGCTATTGAATTAAAGATGCAAATCCCAAAGTATCCAgtggttttcttcaagccCACTTCAGCTATTGTTGGGCCCGAAGATCCCATTTTAGTTCCGTCCGCTTGTCAGATTCATGGAGCAAAAATCGACTACGAAGTGGAAATGGTGATAGTTATCGGTAAAACTGGAAgagatattgaagaaaaagatgCACAAGATTATATCTTGGGATAT
The sequence above is drawn from the Yamadazyma tenuis chromosome 3, complete sequence genome and encodes:
- a CDS encoding uncharacterized protein (EggNog:ENOG503NX4S; COG:Q), yielding MTIESAQFKRLIRFVSSDGNTYFGDAILPEGSIDVYQCKTAFKINGDIFGDYQLTEEILTVTKLLSPLAAEQVPAIRCVGMNYIKHAIELKMQIPKYPVVFFKPTSAIVGPEDPILVPSACQIHGAKIDYEVEMVIVIGKTGRDIEEKDAQDYILGYTIGNDVSQRTWQMDRGGTQFGVGKMFDTFAPIGPAIISKHELTDTSNLRIYSQVNGEQRQDSNTQDMIFDVNKVVSFMSMGTTLKPGDIIFTGTPSGVAVGLEHTPYLVDGDEIFFHIDQIGNLKTKVEFEKPNQKILEYYT